From the genome of Miscanthus floridulus cultivar M001 chromosome 10, ASM1932011v1, whole genome shotgun sequence, one region includes:
- the LOC136486403 gene encoding NDR1/HIN1-like protein 1 has product MGKDCGNHADDDFQKSCRRLLLILLTLALLAGVIALIIYLVLRPTHPRFYLQDASLRQLDLSNGSAPLLSTTAQVTLASRNPNARVGVYYDRLDVSASYRYQQVTLNSRLQPAPLYQGHGDVDVWSPVLAGPGVPFAPFLADALRKDIAAGYLVLQVRIDGRVRWKVGSWVSGHYHIFVTCPAYFINAGAGSGYGGAAGAHGLRFQTATYCRVEV; this is encoded by the coding sequence ATGGGCAAGgactgcggcaaccacgcggacGACGACTTCCAAAAGTcctgccgccgcctcctcctgatCCTCCTCACCCTCGCCCTCCTCGCCGGCGTGATCGCGCTCATCATCTACCTCGTCCTGCGCCCGACCCACCCGCGCTTCTACCTGCAGGACGCCTCGCTCCGGCAGCTCGACCTGAGCAACGGGTCCGCCCCGCTCCTCTCCACGACGGCGCAGGTGACGCTCGCCTCCCGCAACCCGAACGCGCGCGTCGGCGTCTACTACGACCGCCTCGACGTGTCCGCGTCCTACAGGTACCAGCAGGTCACGCTCAACTCCAGGCTGCAGCCGGCGCCGCTGTACCAGGGCCACGGCGACGTCGACGTCTGGTCGCCGGTCCTGGCGGGGCCCGGCGTCCCCTTCGCGCCGTTCCTCGCCGACGCGTTGAGGAAGGACATCGCCGCGGGGTACCTTGTGTTGCAGGTTAGGATCGATGGCAGGGTCAGGTGGAAGGTCGGGAGCTGGGTGTCGGGCCACTACCACATCTTCGTCACCTGCCCGGCTTACTTCATCAACGCCGGCGCCGGCAGTGGGTACGGCGGCGCGGCCGGGGCCCACGGGCTCAGGTTCCAGACCGCCACGTACTGCCGCGTCGAGGTGTAG